Within the Zea mays cultivar B73 chromosome 10, Zm-B73-REFERENCE-NAM-5.0, whole genome shotgun sequence genome, the region AACAATCAGAAGATTGCAGTTAATCTGTGTAATGACTAAATGGTAAATGCTTTACCATAATTTCTTCGTATACATCAACTGAATTTATTTTAAATGTAATTTTAGGAGGGACCTATAATGTACTGCAGCCGCACTATTTTTGAGGATGCTACACCTGAACTGGTTAGAGATTTCTTCTGGGATGGTGATTTTCGTCTAAAGTGGGATCCCATGCTTGCATACTCCAAATCTTTGGATGAGTTCCCTCAGAATGGAGCAACAATTGTCCACTGGATAAAAAAGGTTTGTCCAGCTTCTGTTGTtccctgtttatgttcatgttaaaCTCTCAATTCCAACATGTTGTTTGTTTTCCAGTTCCCATTCTTTTGCAGTGACCGTGAATACATCTTTGGAGGACGCATATGGGAATCTGGGAAGACTTACTATTGTGTTACAAAGGTATGTTTATACAGTGTTTTATTCAGATAAGCCCTATTTGGTTGAGCTGTTGTATTTGAAAAAGCTGATGTGAGCTATGAGCCATAGAAAAGTTGATGTGAAGTGTTTGCTGTGACTGAGAAACCTGAAAGCCGTTTGGTTGAATAACTGTAGCTTTTGAAAAAACTGTGCTCAGTCTAACTCACTTGCGAGTGGAGCTCACAAGTCATCCACTTAACTTCTTGTCTCTCTCACTTACAAGCGGACCCTGCTTATCAGAGTCACGCCTTCATCTTCCTCGCCGCACTAGGGCAGATGCCTCGCAGGAGCTACTCACCTGCACCAGAGCTGCCTGGGAAAAGGCCGCGCGTCGTGGCCGCTGCCGGGGCAGGGACACGGACCCGGGCCTTGCCCATGCCGGGGTGGGGGCACCGGCAAGTATGCACCCACGCCGGCTGTCAGGGTCACACATGGACCTCCCACCAATAATGTTCTTGCTCGTGAGACGGAGGAGGAAGACAAGTCGCTCGATGGAAAAAGAACGAATCAATAACTTTCATAGCCACTGGCAGGTGGTTGATTTCGTGGACTTTCCGAACTCCATAGCAGATGAAAGCAGGGAGAAGGCTACTGTGAAATTTGGACTGGTCAGAAGCTGTTTTTGGCTGTGGCTTTGGGTGGGAGCCAACCCATCTGGTTGGCTAAAAGCCAAAGCAGGTTGGAAAGCCCAACTAAAGGGGGCCTTACTCATGTAATTATGCTCCCTTTATTATCTTAAAAAAACAATTGTTTAATTAACTGATGTTTTATCCTCTTCCATTTCCCTGCTCAATGGTTATGCTTTACTTTTAGCCTTACACCTACTGCATGAGATTTATATTCCTTTTCGAcccttctttttctctctccaagTGTTTGCTTACTCTTTATTTAATACTCCCTCCATCCCATCAAATAAGGCATCTATTTTTTTTGGCAAAGTCTTCAGAGTGAAACTTTGACCATTAATTTCTTTTCAAATGTGACGTCAACAAATACAAATTGAGCATCATATTAAATTATTTTTGAATACAAATTCAAGTATataacatgcatacactaaaaatATATGTTTTTGCTGAATTGTTGGTAAATTTTTTAAAGTGTTGACTTTTCTAAAAATATGCACGCCTTATTTTACGGGATGGGGAGGGAGTATAGGATTCTTGTTCTGCACTTCTCTGCTGTTTGAACGTAGCCTGCAAAATTTCTCAGAAGCGGCATTGTAATTGATCTGGACCTAATATAAATGCTTCTTTTCCAAAAGAGTGATAATTTTCATGAGTTTTATTTTTTTAGGCATCCGCAAAACAGTAACCCAAAACTGACGACTACTCAGATAGTAAACTGTTTATTATCTTCCTGCATGATGTGTTGAAGTTACTTGTCAGTGCCTTATAAAAGTGAACTGCTTGCACAATTTCATCAGCACCTTTTAGATTTTATGGGATGCTAAAGTTATTACTTATTAGGTTTCTAGGTTTGGGAGGTGATGAGCATACATTAATCACTATGTTCTTTTTCTGACTAATATGACTTTTTGGAAAACAAACAATGGACTTGTATCACATGAAGAGAACATTACACTGGGTCATTTACTATTGATAGCAGCTGATATGACATAAGAGCACATCTTAGTATTTAAATATAGATTTAACTGAGAATCAAGACTCAACCAACACACTACAAGCATCTTACTTTTACCTATTAAATTCTCACACACATCTTTCTAAGAAACTAATCTCAGGTCTCACTATATTATAGTGACATGCCTGCATTGTCTGGTATGTTTGCGAAATATGGATAAGATTCACAAGGGTTTCAATATATTAAAATCACTGTGTAGAAAATGTTTGCTAACATCCTATGTAAGTGCATATATGTGAGCGCTCAGCAACCTCCATTTGGCAGGGTGTTCCATATCCATCATTGCCCAAGAAAGAAAAACCAAGGCGTGTGGAGTTGTACTTCTCAAGTTGGCGTATTAGAGCTGGTAAACCCTTTTCTCAGTAGCTAGTATCATTTTGGTGTCTTGAGCTGTGTTTGTCCTGAACATGAAAGGTTTCCAGTCAGGCACGAGCAGAAATGCTTAGACCTTAACGCTACAATCATATTCTTTGTTTGTGAAATGCAGTTCAATCGCCTAAACATGTGGGTCAGCAATCTGCGTGCGAAGTAACTTTGGTTCACTATGAGGACATGGGCATACCAAAAGATGTAGCCAGGGTTGCTGTTCGCCACGGCATGTGGGGTGCTGTGAAGAAACTTCAGTCTGGGTTCAGAGCGTACCAGCAAATGAGAGACACAGAAAATACCCTGTCACACAGCGCCATTATGGCTCGAATGACCACCAGGGTATCCATCACGGCTTCGAATGGTGGCTTAGACCATGACCTCTCCATCGCCGATAAAATCAGTGGCGAGAATGACAGCTCCCATGCAGTTCAGCATGGTTTTGACTGGAAGTGGGTGGTTTTTGGTGGTGCGGTGGCTGCGGTTTGTGTGCTCAACACCGGACTGGTAGGCAAGGTCCTGTTGCTTGGAGCAGCGAGACGGCAGGCAAAGAAGTGATGTGAGGAGCAACCTTCCAGCCTCTGCAGAAAGGCATTCGTCAGGCTGTAGCTACAACCGTACAGGCAAAAAGTATTGAGGAAATAGGTGGGGTTCGACAGATATAATTGCAATGTGTAATTTTGGATTGTGCACTTGTGCAGTAGATGTAGCATGCTTGCTACCATAACAGATTCCGCTGTATCAGGAATCGCTGGCTAATACTCCGTATATCTGAAGATCTAAGAGGTCACTGCATGTTTGCAGCTTTCTATGTTCGATATACGTATAACGGCACTGCATGTTATAAGAGAAATCCATTCTCTGACACTGAACAGCCTTTTAACATTTCTTTCTGAGGCTGTCATTAGGTCCTGGTGCCATGTCATATGAAACGGTGGCGACAGAAGGAACCGCCCCCGCTATTTTTTTGCGTAATGCTAAGTCCCTGCTACGCAGGTGACAAACATATTTCACGTAAATCGATCCATGAAGAACTTGCAAGCATTTATAATATTTCACAGGAAAAAGGCGCGTGATCAAAATTGCTTACATTATTGCAGCGTGACGAATCATCAGAAAATAGTATTTATGATAAAACCCCAGGTCGGATCAGAGAAAGTTTAGGGAATATTCCCACTGATCAGTGGCCCAAAACGTATTGTCACCCACGCAAGCGACGCATAAGTCTtttttagtattattgaaaagtGAGTTGTAGGAAACTCTAAACAGATATATAGACTGAACAACCATAAAGGATAGCATAAAGAAATAAGGCCCTTTAGGCGTCATCGTCGTTTGTGCAATGAAGCCACTGCTTCTCATGAGAGCACTGTCATCACCTTGCAACTGGCAGTTTTCAATTGCTGTACCAGCGCAAGATCCACATATTAATCTTGTACGCCTCACCTGCCCCAAATGGAGGATGTTCACTGGATTGCTGTCCCAATCCAACCATCTCCTTATCCGCTTTATATCACAGCTTTAACATGAATGATAAATATCGCTGAACACAAGAGGTGTTGCAATTTTAATCTAGGCGACAACTTACTCGGTCAAATTCTCAGGCCGAGGTCCGAGGAATTTCTCTTTTGTTGCAGGAGAACCAAAGTCCCATGAATGAACTATGAAGCAGCAGCTCGGTAATGGATAATGATCCACCGACTACGCTGCTTCCAGCAGCATAGTACAGCACGTACTAGCTTGTTTTTCCTCAGTTTGGTTCAAACGTCCGTATTACTATAGTCGTGTTACTATAGTTGTGTATGTGCATAATTGTTTTATTTTCATTTTTTTACCGCCTAAAAAATTTCCTGGCAAACAAAGCTCTTGTCACCCCTCCTAAAAAAATAGATCAGTAGATACACGGTAGAAATAAAGGATCAATTCACATATCACACCGCGCCG harbors:
- the LOC100501576 gene encoding uncharacterized protein LOC100501576 → MAGWCEEAVALLQRPAAAEMAVDVLLCAVPIWAAVMIGLVVGWSWRPRWTGLLFLGLRTRLRIIWLPPGLGARRLWFACTALSACSVAPRLLSSAFRRCRGKQQDKASPEDTAAVARDGGGCADGRTNFEGEHDTVTEKDLELLLQLLDNKESGDTAWQNLMERTTSNMTYKAWRREPEEGPIMYCSRTIFEDATPELVRDFFWDGDFRLKWDPMLAYSKSLDEFPQNGATIVHWIKKFPFFCSDREYIFGGRIWESGKTYYCVTKGVPYPSLPKKEKPRRVELYFSSWRIRAVQSPKHVGQQSACEVTLVHYEDMGIPKDVARVAVRHGMWGAVKKLQSGFRAYQQMRDTENTLSHSAIMARMTTRVSITASNGGLDHDLSIADKISGENDSSHAVQHGFDWKWVVFGGAVAAVCVLNTGLVGKVLLLGAARRQAKK